One Ardenticatenales bacterium genomic region harbors:
- a CDS encoding response regulator transcription factor: protein MTRILVAEDERDIRELIQLTLEFSSFDVVSVPDGLEAVKAATSDPNIDLILMDVRMPRMTGYEACRQLKEQDTTRNIPVIFLSAKGQEAEVQAGLDVGAVQYILKPFAPDALIRKIREVLAHN from the coding sequence ATGACGAGAATCCTGGTAGCCGAAGATGAACGCGACATACGCGAACTGATTCAACTGACGTTGGAGTTTAGCAGCTTTGATGTAGTGAGCGTGCCTGATGGCCTGGAGGCCGTCAAGGCAGCCACGAGTGATCCGAACATTGACCTGATTCTGATGGATGTGCGGATGCCGCGCATGACCGGGTACGAGGCGTGCCGGCAGCTAAAAGAGCAAGACACGACGAGGAATATCCCCGTAATTTTCCTGTCGGCCAAAGGCCAGGAGGCGGAAGTGCAAGCAGGATTGGACGTGGGCGCGGTCCAGTACATCCTCAAACCCTTTGCTCCCGACGCCCTGATTCGCAAAATCCGTGAGGTGCTGGCGCACAATTAA